AATACCGGAGACAAGAAGCGAGCATGTTACTACAGCCAGGTGAAGCACTGATGTCATTAACTAGCTTCCCAAGgtaattctttcaaataatcAACTAACACTGAAAATACTCCGGATGAAAAAGGTTGGACCATGTGCAGTTTGTCATCATCTATTTTGATTAAACATTTCATAATATGTAATTCGAATGTGTCATATAGTTCTTCGTAACAGTATGACAAATTCAAACGTTGAGAATTGCGTAATGAATGAAGAAAACGTGTGATGTTGCTtagaacataaaaaataaacttataAGTACAGAATAACTTACAACATGATTTTACAGGCTGGGAGCAACAGATTTCACCGATCCACCGACAAAACCAACTCCAAATAGTGGCGCATCAAGAAGCTTGTTCTTTCCCGATGAAGCTATATTTCCTGGTCATCCTCGGTTCAAAACTTTGACGAGAAATATTAGACTGAGGAGAGGTGAAAAAGTGGCTATAAACTTACCTAGTAAGTTTCCAAGTATTGGTGAAACTAGTTGGACAAGAATAGCTATATATTTTGCatttaaatgaaattcctGTAGTCAATATACTCATTTTAtaagttcaaaaaattatcaaagttAACTGAATAAGGTATAAGTATTTCATTCTTTGAGCTCGTTTTCAATTGTCAGGACTGATCAGACCATACGATTAGAAACTAATGCTATTCTTCTAGTTTATCCAGATAAAAATGTGCCTCGGACATTTAAAGAAGATTTCACATTATTGGGAGATGATGGAACAAGTGAGCGAGCAGCAAAACAAAATCATGTGTATATGGATGCAATGGGATTTGGAATGGGGTGTTGTTGTTTACAATTAACTTTTCAAGCCTGTAATATACAAGAAGCACGGACATTGTACGATCAACTTACTCCACTATGTCCGATAATGGTGagtgaaatattgaattaactACTGAACAGGAGCACTATCAGATATCAATGAAAATAGTTCTATGTATAATTATGaggaaattaagaaatctctcttatattttttcaaatcagctAGCTTTGACAGCAGCTAGCCCACTGCATAAAGGCTACGTCACAGACGTAGATTGCCGATGGAATGTCATATCATGTTCTGTCGACTGTAGAACAGAGGAGGAGCGTGGTTTGAAGCCACTTAAAGAAAACAAGTTCAGAATCAGCAAATCCAGATACGATTCAATTGATTCTTACCTCAGCGAACAAGGCGATAAATACAACGACGTTCCTTTAACGTatgatgaagaaatttatgatCAGCTTTTGAATAACGGAATTGACAGATTGCTTGCACAGCACATTGCCCACTTATTTATTAGAGATTCAGTATCGTTATTTACAGAAAAAGTTCACCAGAATGATGAAACGGATACGGATCATTTTGAAGTAAGTATGAAATAAATCATCATAcaagtagtagtagtagctCAGTAGTACctcaaataatatttcaggCTGGCGACAGAAATCGAAGTACAATATTCCTTGAAAATTCTCTGATTACCAAAGCTCAATTTCACAGAATTCACTGCCATTTTTTTACTAATAATACCCACTATCATGCTTCAGAAAAATTCATGTTAATGCTGTTCAAGGTAACTTGTCGAGAACAGTGTTATGAAAATAAGCCGATGTTATATTGaagtgaaaatcgaaaaattaatcgttctatttgaaaagaattgaTATTCAATTCGACGTTAATGGCCATtaataaaactgaaataattttgacaaaCAAAACAGAAATATCTTTCCAATATTTTACTGAGTTTAATGAGAATTTGATATATTTCCCTGGATTTTCCAGTGTCCAAAAATTCGGTGAGAATTCCCTGATTTCTTGGTTCTGTCGCGACCCTGCAATGGTCTCTACTCAAAGTTGCTCTCAATTTGAAGAAGTTCTTTCATCGCCGATGGAAGTATAgaagttttattattacagaatATTCAATCAACAAATTGGCAAACGATGAGATTCAAGCCACCTCCTCCGAATTCCCCGATAGGTTGGAGAGTAGAATTCAGACCTTGTGAAGTTCAAAttacagattttgaaaatgcagCTATAGTTTGCTTTGTGGTTTTACTGACAAGAGTCATACTTAGTTACAAATTGAATTTACTTATACCCATCAGtaaagttgatgaaaatatgGCCAAGGCGCAAAAACGAGATGCggttgaaaaggaaaaattctgGTTCAGAAGAGATATAACATCTGATGCGAAGCAATGCCCAGATAATGAAACTGAGTATACAGAATTTTCAGTAAATGAGATAATTAATGGAAAGGTAAGAAATTCATTCTAGATTTTACCTACCTCAACATGTATGATCTTTCTCCTCGTTTTggtgaattcaaatttccagCCTTTAAAAATTGCAGCATTCTAATTTTGTGCACACATTGttatgtgtagaaaaaaataacatcaaaTTCAGAAATTCTGATTAATTCATTGTACTTTTAAGCCCCACAAATATTTAACTGTAACTTATATTTAAACAGGATGGTGATTTTCCTGGTCTAATACCATTAGTGAATTCCTATTTATCCAGTATGGACGT
The genomic region above belongs to Diprion similis isolate iyDipSimi1 chromosome 8, iyDipSimi1.1, whole genome shotgun sequence and contains:
- the LOC124408789 gene encoding glutamate--cysteine ligase catalytic subunit — its product is MGLLTEGSPMSWEETKKLSDHVRKHGIVQFINLYKRLRDRQGDVLKWGDEVEYVLVKFNDEDKTAKVSLRAEEILTILNEKEAQDPNNVKSLWRPEYGAYMIEGTPGKPYGGLLAHFNVVEANMQYRRQEASMLLQPGEALMSLTSFPRLGATDFTDPPTKPTPNSGASRSLFFPDEAIFPGHPRFKTLTRNIRLRRGEKVAINLPIYPDKNVPRTFKEDFTLLGDDGTSERAAKQNHVYMDAMGFGMGCCCLQLTFQACNIQEARTLYDQLTPLCPIMLALTAASPLHKGYVTDVDCRWNVISCSVDCRTEEERGLKPLKENKFRISKSRYDSIDSYLSEQGDKYNDVPLTYDEEIYDQLLNNGIDRLLAQHIAHLFIRDSVSLFTEKVHQNDETDTDHFENIQSTNWQTMRFKPPPPNSPIGWRVEFRPCEVQITDFENAAIVCFVVLLTRVILSYKLNLLIPISKVDENMAKAQKRDAVEKEKFWFRRDITSDAKQCPDNETEYTEFSVNEIINGKDGDFPGLIPLVNSYLSSMDVDADTHCTVQRYLKLIQRRASGELMTTAAWLRNEVLTHPEYKQDSVITQRINYDLLKKVHSVQTGELSCPELLGPCTISKTTETIPAAVAKAENCSTPEC